The Lepus europaeus isolate LE1 chromosome 5, mLepTim1.pri, whole genome shotgun sequence genome includes the window ctgcctctcactgtccccACTTTCAACTCTCCCTGGGCATCTTCGCCAGCGACAACCCAATCACGTCCAGCTCCGGCTTACAAACCTCTCAACGCTCCCGGGGCCTACAGAATAAAGTCCACATTCTTTCGCAAGGTTTCCTCAGAGGTATACATGGCTTTTGAATTGGACAAACCTGAGTTTCATATCCAGCTAACTCTGAGCACTGTGAAGGGCAAACGGCAGAGAAGTTGGGGCGGGTGAGGGGCGGCAGTGCCTGAGGACGGATTCTCGGAGGGCACAGTGGGTGTCTGCGAAGGGGCAGTGGGTCGGAGGGAAGTCCCGGGAGGGGTCCGGGTCTCCGAGGGAGGCGCGGCACTGAGCCACGGGCAGACGCCCGGGGGGCGAGGTGGAGCGCTCTGCAGCCCGCGTTTCCCGCGGCATCTCTGTGAAGCGAGGAAGGTGCCTGAGAGGAGTCAAGCGCCAGATCCCCGGACACGCGCGCGACAACTTCTGATGGGCCGCTGGCCTCTGAGGGGTGCAGACGCCGGGACCCTGTCCCGGGACCCTGGGGGAAACCAGAAGGCCAGGGAAAGAGGCCGAGAAGGGAAGTGTCCCCAGCCGCTGAGAAGAGACTCTGAGAAGCCAAAGGTTCGGGTAGGGTGCCAAGGACCCCGAGCGCCAGAGCTGCGGGCCGAGGGGATGTAGCAGCAGCGCACGCGGGCCGGGATGCCCCAGGTTTGCGCCCCCACGCACTCTCTGGACGTTACCTGAGGCGGGACTGAGCAGCCAGAGGGGTGCCGGCGCGGGCGGGACGGGAAGGCGGCGGCAAGGAGGGAGCATAGTAGCCCTCACAGCTCGGTGGCGGCAGCGGCTCCTTAGCCAGCAGAGGCGGTCGGGGCACCTCGCGCAGAAGCCGGCGATTCGGGGGCACTAGCAGCGGCAGAGAAGGAGGAGGCAACTGCCATGGCCCCGCAGTCGGGGCCGCTCCCCCGCCTCCCTGGCGGGTCCCGGAGGAAGACCCCACCAGCCAGCccaagcaggcagctggaaccTCCGCTAGGCTCCCGGGCCGCGGGGCGACTGAAACACCTCCCCGCGGAGCAGCAgttctgggggcggggcctccttGGGGCACACCCCCCTCGAGCCCTCGCTCAGAGTAGCCAATCAGTCGTCGATTCTTAATAAAGGGGCTCCTGGTATTGGCCAATCAGCGTAAGGCATACCACGTGGTACGAGGGTGGGCACAATGGGCGTCCAGAGAAGCCAATCAACAGCTCTAGGCGCCAACTCTGGGGGGGGACAAAGGGAACCAataggaaggaagtggaggtAAAAACAGAAGAGGCAGTGTGTGCTTGGAAAGGCGGAACAGAGGAGGGAATATACCTGAGGAAACCCAAGTTCTGAAGGCTCTCAGGGGGAGGGACAGTAAACACAAGGTggaccaatcaaaatatcaaacaCAGAAGCGATTGGTAATTGATAAAGTCGATTGAAAATGGATTAGACCCTTCGCGGCTCTTGAGTTGATAAGTAAGGAAAAGTCCTATGCGCCGTCCTCCAGGATCTCGGTGAGACTTAAAAACCAAGAGCCACGAGTAGAGTTAAGACGCTGGCGGAACAATTTATCTAGATTAAGAGATTCGATTCGGTGAAGACGCAGAGGAAGGAACACTTGAGCTGACTTGAAAACAGGATTTTGAaagagctggggcgggggggaataTAAGAATTCTACCCAACTGTTGGACAGACACATGTTTCCTCATGCTTTCCATATGTCTGGGCGTTCATAATCTCCTCACTTAGCAGACTGCAGTATCAAGAAGGCAAGAGCAGCCAGGGTTGGCGGATTGTGAACCTTACTGCATCAGCACTCCCTCAGATTAGAGACCTCCTTTTAGACACCTTTAGGCTTCCCTTCTCCTGGAGGAGGGGAGTCTCGACAGATGAGTGAGATTTAAACAATCGGAGTATAGGTGGTATACATTTCTGAGGGCAATAAAGTGTTTGAAAGATATATGTGTTAGGAgataagggagagagaagaggctaAATATGGGTTGGGCTCAAATGCCAGACATGTCCCTTTTTTTCATCCTGCGGTAGCTATTCTCGAGTGGGAGCATAACCAAAAAGTGTACTGTTTCAGGAAGATTAATCAGTAGTTCACAGGATTTCTGAAGGGAGAAAAGATCACCCCAGTCCTGTCCCCTGACCCAAAGCCCTTTTGGTATCATTTTTCTAGCAACAAATCATGTGCTGCCACCTGGTGACAGTTTAAATACCACTGTTCCACATTACTATTTAATATTTCTCTTATGAAAACCCTGGCAATCCCTACAAAATGGGTGATAAATAAATACAGCACTGGTAGCAACCAGAATTGGACGATGCCACCATGCCAGTGGTATCAGATGTCCAGCGAAAGATGTAAAAACAGGAgtgccaggggccggcactgtgacacagcaggttaagccactgtctcggacaccatcatcccatatcggtgccggtttgagtcccagctgcccacttccattccagctccctgttaatgcaccagggagagcagcataggatggcccaagtgcttggttccctgcacccacacataggcccaaaagaagctccaggctcctggcttcagtatagcACAGCCCAGAcacttgttgcagccatttgtggagtggaccagcagatggaagatctctctttctctttctctctctctctctctctctctcttcctttcaaataaataataagtaaatcttttttaagatttgtttatttatgtggaaggcagagttacacagagagagaaggagagggagagagagagagagagagagaggtctttcatccactggttcattccccaattggccacaacagccagagctgtgctgatccaaagccaggagcttcttccaggtctcccacacaggtgcaagggcccaaggacttgggccatcttctactgctttcccaggccatagcagagagctggatcagaagtggagcagccgggactctaactggtgcccatatgggatgccagcactgcaggcactggctttacccactacaccacagcgctggtcccaagtaactttaaaaaaaaaaaaaagtgccttctGATCTCTACTCTCAGCAGTTTCCCAAAGTTGAGGGGACAGAGGATTTTCATACAGCTATTCAGGTGTcaaagcccccccaccccaccccatgtgCTTTCTACTAATGAATTCAGGGCCTTAAATGTCCCCCCACAACTGAAGGTAGTTCCTGCCCCATTCAACTCAACCTTTTACTACACTTTTATATCAGATAACTGTCTCCTCTCCCTAGCTAGACTGAGTTCAGATTTGGTACTTTTACCTGAGCCCAATGCAAGTCTTAGTGCTGGGCAAATGCATACTTggactgctttatttttaaaaaaaaaaaagatttatttatttatttgaaaggcagagttacagagaggcagaggcagagagagagaatgttccatccacaggttcactccccaaatggccacaatagctggagcagagccaatctgatgccaggagccaggagcttcttcagggtctcccatgtgggtacaagggcccaaggccttgggccatcttctactgctttcccagaccatagcagagaactagattggaagtggagcagttgggacttgaaccagcgcccatactggatgccagcactgcaggtggcagctttacctgctacatcatagcCCCAGAACTGCTTTTAATAAGCATCCACTTGGCTATCTTATAACTGTATTCAGCAGTGGGAGAGGCCTATGAGGCCTCAGTGAGATGCTGATGTTTCCAAGAAAATCCTGGATGGACTGTCTAGAACATATGCCTGGGCAAGGAGAAAGTAAAGCTCCCCTTAATCACATAGGAAGATAAACTCTCCGGAGAGAAATCAAGTGGTGGAAGGACTGGAACCATTagccacagactttttttttttttaattaaatacaatAGAAAATATCAGAATGTATCATTCCGAGAAAGGATAAGTACTGAGTcataaaattttttgtttcagttaatACAATACACACATATAGTTATTAGGTTGCAAAAACTTCTGATAGACACTAGATTAGAGGTGGAGACTGAAAGCAGAGACCAGGGAGAGGCTGCTGAAGAAAAACAGGCTGGGGTGACAGGGATGAGATGTGAAGAGGCTGACGTGAGCTAGAGATGAGGAAAGGCAGCCCCCTACTGTCCAGGTCCAGTGCCCACCAGAATGTCTCACCCTCACCTACATCCCCACAGCGCTACTGCCTGAGAGCAGTATCCTACCTCATCCTACTCACCAGAACAGGAGCTCCCACCTCTTTCCAACTACAACTGAGCTTGTACTCAGAAAGTACAGCTACAATGTCCATGAACTTGGATTTCAGAGGTAGATGTCACAGGAAACAGTCAAGTAACAGGAGGCAGAACTGAGTCTATGCCATGTGGGGGCTGAGTCACAGAAAACATGAGGGAGGGTTAAGCCATTTTATTGCAGCTGGGGAGTAGACAGGCAGTGCAGTGCAAAGCCTCAATAGAAAAGGCAGGCACCTGCTAGAGGTGGCCCAGAAACAGGGTCTTGGAGGGGAGGGTGGACATGGAAGACTTCATTCCACTACTCTTCTAAATCCTTACAGGTCACTCAGGAGCATCTTAGGGTCTTGAAGGAATGGGTCCTCTTGCTCAAGACTCAGGCCATGGTGCTGAAAGCTGCTGGGCTCCAGGTTAGGAAGGGTGCTCCTTGGGAGAActaaggaagggaaagagaaaagaaaaccaaccATCAGCGAGCACTGTGAAACGTACAGAGCTAGGCCTTGGGCCTGTCTGGTAGGGAAGGACACACAAACCTTGACttggaagaagcagcagcagaggttGATAGATTCACAAAGAAGGAGGCAGAGACTCCATTCTAAGCACCCATTCAGAGTCAGCCTCCCCCAGAACTGGGATCCCTGCCTTTACCCCTAACTAGCTTCTTTAAAAGTTTCCAGCTACCGTTACCACCTGGAAGATTGACTTCAGAGCTATATGAAGAAAGAGACATGGTGGTGGCAAAGGGCAGCTTACACTGGAGGACATCATCAGAGGTCCTGGAAAAGGGAACACAATCAGAGTCACAGGTGGTGCTGACGGGTACAAAAGGCCCTCCCAGCACTGTCCTCCTTCCTGAGGCTAGGACTCCAGTCTCTTCCCCTTAAATCCTTTAAAACTATAAAGATACCTCAGTGACTGAACAATGCCCAGTGCTGCCCTTATGAGCTATAACCTACACACTCATCCCACCACCCTTACCAGCCCAGGTCAAATTTAGCATCAACGGAACTTTGGTAGCCAGTGCCTCATCTCTGTCAGTCAAAACCCATCCACTGGCacagcacctgcatcccctgACCTGAGGAAGTTGTGCTCCCGCCGGGCATCCTGGACCTCTGTCATGGCAACCTCCAGAGCGTGACCCTTGTGACCACTTTGCAGCTGCTGCAACATCTGCCAGATCATGGGCCCAGGTAGAACCAAACCTCTCCCTCTCCAGGAGGAAACCCCCTCCCCAAGATTGGCCTCCCAGTACCCCTAGCACCCTCAAGTGGGCAAGGACAGCTTCTTATGGCCTGAACTGGAGTGATTGGAAAGAGATATGAAGAAAAGCAGAGTACACACAAGGAAGAGGGAAATAAAGATAGGGAGAGAGTGTTCTGGCCTGCTTGCAGAAAAGGGTAGATAGAGAAGGGAAGGGGCCTCAGTGGGGAAATACATAGAGAAGATCTGGTCCTGGTCCTACCTTCCAGCTACGGGCCTGAGCCTGCCGCCCCTCAGCTACCTGTTTCAGGAGCAGCTCCTGGTGCTGGCCTACAGATGAGAGCAAACTTAAGTGGATGCTCCCcaacttcttttcttcttccttcctgccttAGGACCTTATGCTGAAGACAAAGACAGAAGCATTCTGGTCCAGCTGTGGGAAGCTTCCAGGCTGACTGGAGAGACTAAATTCACAATATGAGAGGCAAAGAGCAAGACGAAATACTTGGCCAGACTTCTCAGTAGCTCAAGCAGTCATTGCTATAGCAACTTCCTGGGAGAGCAAGAAGACTTTGCAGAAAACAGGACAAGGAACACATACTCACCCCCAGTCTGTTACTTACTCAGCTGGTCCCGCAGCAACTTCAGTTCCTGCCGCAGAATCTCTGACTCCTCCCACAACAGTTGCCGCCTACAGAAGGGACGGCAGTGTTAGCGTAGAGTCGGTCAGCAAGCCCAGAGTGAGGAAGCCAATGGCCTCCTAGAATGCCAAGAGTTCAGAAGCCTGGAGAAAGCGAGACCTTACTCATCACTTACTCAGACTGCAGCTCCTGGTGAAGCCCTCTGGTCTGACTGCCCCTTCCTGGTCctgcttggccttggccttgggccTGCTCTTGTACCTGGCTCCGAAGGCCCTGCAGCTCCCTTCTCAGAATCTCCAAGCGTTGGTCCAGGGAAAGGGTCCTGTCTTCTGGCGCCCCCTGCAGCAACTTCAGTGATGCTACAGCGGGACAAGTTGGGGGTCAGCCAGTCTGAGAGTTTCACACGAGCCCACTTTACTTACAAATCAAGAAACACGCGTACACACAGCAGAAGTGTGTGGACACATACAAGACTGGGTGAATGATGTGAACAGCTTGTCAGATACCTTCCAGGGCACTGATCTTGTATTTCTGCTGTTCTCGCTCTTGCAGCAAACCCTGTACAGACTGCCTTAGTGCCTCGGTCACCTACAAAGGTAGAAAAAAACACACGCGCTCCTGTATAAGAGGCTTTCCCAAGCCCTACTATTCTTGTCTCACACAAACACCATATAACACACAGGAGTTCAAGCCTCACCTGAGCCTGAGACTGAAGCTGGGATCGAAGAAGAGTAATTTCATCCCAGAGAGAGGGTGGACGGTAGGTCCCAGTCCAGCTCCTCCTCTCTGAGACACTGGGAGTCTCCAGAGCCCAAGGGTGTTGAGCTAGCACTTCTGACTGGGGAGGCAAGTGACGAGGGGAAATCCAGGTCCCAGCCAGGTCCCCTGCTGGGGGAATAAGAAAGGGACAAGTGCAGAGTCCAGTGTGTGGGGGAAGAGAgttcaggaaaggaaacagttgGAAGAAGTAGGCCCTGGAAGAAGGCAGATTTTGGAAAGGCTGGGGAGTCGAAAAGGACAATACTTCCCTGCAGTGGTGACTTCAAGGGGATACAGCCGCTGCTACAAAGCAAAGTTACACCGGCCAAGTCTGAGAGTGCAGTATCCTGCCccaccccgccacacacacacagactggggCCTAGAGCACCCCTCACCTTAATCCGGGCCACATTTCTATCAGTTGCATTGAGAAGCACATCAAGCTGCTCAGACCAACTCAAGCTCTGGTTCATATCCCGGTGGCGGGAGTCTGGCTCCCTTGGCGTCTTGTGCCGTTGCTCTCCCAAGGTACAACCCAGGAAAGGCCACAACGTTAGATCGAAAGAGGGGAGTGGGGATGCAGTATTGGGGTAGGGGTGCAATATCAGACCAAACTACGTCTCTGGTACTAAGCAAGGGCGGGGCGCTCCTGAGGAACTGGAGGAAAGTGAGATACTCTGATATAAAATGTTAGGTGGGATTTGAATGCGCCGAATCTTGGTGGAGACCGTCCCTGATCCAGGATACGCGCGCCACCGTGCCAAACCAATGCCTGCTACTGTTGCCGGCGGCTGGGTTCAAACTCTCCAGAAGTTCGACTTCAGAGTGGCTTCCGCACAGCCACCTGGGAAACTGAGTTCGTCTCTCGCGGTGACAACTGGCGATGGAGGCGGCAGAACTACGTCTCCCTGGAAGCTACCATGGCACGCACACCCCTACCGTGAAGCTTGCCGGGAAATCGAGTCTTCCTGATTCTATAGGGGTTGACGCCAAAGACCTAACAAACTACGTATCCCAAGATGCATTGCGCAGAACCAACAGGCTCCCGCTGCTGGGCCTGGTGGttcctgggaaatggagtccaagCCGTCTTGAAACACAACGGCCCCTTTATCCTTCAGACTCCATTCCCCAGCAATCTCAGCGTGCAACGTGTGTTATGGAGCCGCATGTCGCAGAGCTGCAGCAGAAGGTTGAGGACACGTTGTGTCCTTTTGGCTTCGAGGTTTATCCCTTCCAGGTTGGTTTATCCCTCCTGCAGTTAGAGGGTGAGGTGTATATGATTGGGCTTGGTGCAAACGGCGTGAGAGCCCGGGAGCCTTCTGATCCTCACCGAGATCCTCCAGCCCGGTGTCCCATCTGGCCCCTGGGACGGGGTGTCAATGGGTATTTGGGTTAAAAATGTAGAGAAACGGTCGCATGTTTATCCTTTTACCCCACTGAATGTCAGATTGATGAATAGGAGGCGCCTTATAATCCTGTAACCTGTGCGACATTATCACCTACATAGTTTACAGGGAAAAGGAACCCATGGGGGCAGAATCACCTTGGAAGCTTCCCGAAGGAAGGAGAGGGCAAGGCTTAAAAGATTTGCATGGCTATGATTTATTTCAGCTGGGAAGGGAAGGGCATTTCTTTGAACAAGAAAACAATTGGCTGGTTTGTTCCATCTACCAACAGAAGGATAATTCACAATGTTGCTAATCATCAGTGCTGACTGGTTGTAGAAACTGCGCCCGCCTGGCACAGAAGTCTCcgcactcccctcccccctcactcCCCACTCCCGTGCCTTTACTTAGGACTATTTGCCCCACATCGGTGCCCCCGCACTGAGAAGTATACTTAAGACACAAATTAAATTAACTGGGCTTGAGACTGCCTGATGCTGAGAGCCCACTTCCCACTTTTTCCATTGAGTAGCTCACAGCAGTGCTGGGAAGTAGAGAGGGAAAAATAGGTTGGGTCTACCCTGAGAGAGGacttgccagaaaaaaaaaaaaatgaaattgagctATGAATGAAAAGATAGATTGGAAGGAAGGGGGGTTATGTACATCTGAAATATCAAGAACAACTTGAAAAAACGTTTAGAAGAAGTGGTGGATGACAGATGTGAAGGGAATGACTGACGAGTCAGGCAGACCTGGGTAATGGGAACTGTTGTACTTGAACAGAGCCCACCGCAACCCTGCCAAGGCCTGAATCTCCCAAATCTGCTTCCTTCCATCTCACTGATTGATTCTTCTATGCCCTGGTCCAGACCACTGTTTCTCATTAGGATTGCTCTAATAAACTTTCCTGTTACCTTGCCTCCAATCCACACATCACACTGCAGTCAGATAGTTAAATCTTCAGTGGCTCCTCATTGCCATCAAATTAGATCCACTAGCACTGAAGGCCACAGTCTCACTACTACTATTTCTCcagccttctcccttctcccatcTGCAGAACCTTCGCTTCCACCAAACTAGACAATTTGCCCTTCCCTAAATGTGCACAGTGCTTTTCTGCCTATGCCTTTGCTTATGCTATGACCTCTATTTAAAACACGTAACAGGAGTGGGCGttcggtgcagcagttaaggcacctcttgggatgcctacatcccttattggaatgcctgattcaaatcccagctcttctgATACGCTCCCTCGAGGcacttcaagtacttgggccagtgcCACCTAtgttggggacctggatgaagttctagactcctgccttcagcctcgcCCAACCCAGActgttgcaggtacttggggagtgaaccagtggatggaggatctctctctctctgcctttcaagaaaaaaaaaaatggaaatttcaacACACCCACCAGATTCTCCCTTTCCACATCAGCCTTCAGTTTTCCTTACCAGCCTTCAGGACTCAACTTCCAAGAAAGCCTTTTCAGCAGACCCTCATCCAGCTGTGTACTGCACTAATCACAGTACAGTCAATTTATGTTATGAGTTGTACaggaactctgcctctctattCCAAAACTGTCAAATTCAGATGAGTTCCCCGTAAACATACATCACAAAGCATCAGTGAAAATTTATTGTAAACAGTgagatggaggccggcgccgtggcttaacaggctaatcctctgccttgcggcgccggcacaccgggttctagtcccggttggggcgccggattctatcccggttgcccctcttccaggccagctctctgctatggcccgggaaggcagtggaggatggcccaagtgcttgggccctgcaccccatgggagaccaggagaagcacctgg containing:
- the CCDC163 gene encoding transmembrane protein CCDC163, which produces MNQSLSWSEQLDVLLNATDRNVARIKQRLYPLEVTTAGKYSGDLAGTWISPRHLPPQSEVLAQHPWALETPSVSERRSWTGTYRPPSLWDEITLLRSQLQSQAQVTEALRQSVQGLLQEREQQKYKISALEASLKLLQGAPEDRTLSLDQRLEILRRELQGLRSQVQEQAQGQGQAGPGRGSQTRGLHQELQSERQLLWEESEILRQELKLLRDQLSQHQELLLKQVAEGRQAQARSWKVGPGPDLLYVGYWEANLGEGVSSWRGRGLVLPGPMIWQMLQQLQSGHKGHALEVAMTEVQDARREHNFLRTSDDVLQCKLPFATTMSLSSYSSEVNLPGGNGSWKLLKKLVRGKGRDPSSGGG